A genomic window from candidate division WOR-3 bacterium includes:
- a CDS encoding 2-C-methyl-D-erythritol 2,4-cyclodiphosphate synthase, producing MGFSAVIVAGGSGKRFSAPVLKQSMPLFGLRMWEWSAKAFDASDGCDEIVIVKPKGIKNSQSLFRPESTYRHKLVFIEGGSERHLSVLNGIKKTSCEFVAIHDAARPLLKRQLIEKLWTECRKGFSVIPVTDVFDTIKEVKNGFVEKTVDRSKLRRIQTPQFFPKKIIENALASCTEILTDDSSYAEKNGTKVLTVPGDSCNFKITTREDFDTAQKLLASSARVGFGLDFHRYSENRDLILGGVKIPFELGLLGHSDADALYHAITDAVLGACGMRDIGFYFPDDNKSFLGASSAHLLKKALVIAGNPHIVNIDSVVVAEKPKLSPHVPEMIENISRTVGCDSSSVAVKATTSERMGPEGAMEGISARAVVSLLKF from the coding sequence GTGGGATTTAGTGCTGTAATTGTCGCGGGCGGATCAGGCAAGAGATTCTCCGCCCCTGTTTTGAAACAATCCATGCCTCTTTTCGGCCTCAGAATGTGGGAATGGAGCGCCAAAGCTTTTGACGCATCAGACGGCTGTGACGAGATTGTTATCGTAAAACCTAAAGGTATCAAAAACTCCCAGTCTTTATTCCGTCCCGAAAGCACATACAGGCACAAACTTGTTTTCATCGAAGGCGGAAGTGAAAGGCATCTTTCCGTTCTCAACGGAATAAAAAAAACGTCCTGCGAATTTGTCGCCATACATGACGCTGCCAGACCACTGCTTAAAAGACAACTTATTGAAAAACTCTGGACGGAATGCCGCAAAGGTTTTTCAGTCATTCCCGTCACAGATGTTTTTGACACAATAAAAGAGGTCAAAAACGGGTTTGTTGAAAAGACTGTGGACAGATCAAAACTCCGCAGGATTCAGACGCCTCAGTTTTTCCCAAAAAAAATCATAGAAAATGCGCTGGCTTCCTGCACTGAAATTCTGACAGACGACTCCTCGTACGCTGAAAAAAACGGAACAAAGGTGCTGACAGTTCCCGGAGACTCATGCAACTTTAAAATAACCACGAGAGAAGACTTTGACACGGCTCAAAAACTTCTCGCCTCATCGGCGAGGGTCGGATTCGGTTTGGATTTTCACAGATACTCAGAAAACAGGGATCTCATACTCGGAGGGGTAAAGATCCCTTTTGAGCTGGGTCTTTTGGGCCATTCCGACGCAGACGCTCTGTATCACGCCATAACCGACGCTGTGCTTGGAGCCTGCGGCATGAGAGACATCGGATTTTACTTTCCCGATGACAACAAATCTTTTCTGGGCGCTTCGAGCGCGCATCTTCTCAAAAAAGCTCTAGTGATAGCCGGAAATCCTCATATAGTAAACATAGATTCCGTCGTAGTGGCGGAAAAACCCAAACTCAGTCCGCACGTGCCCGAAATGATAGAAAACATATCCAGAACCGTCGGCTGCGACTCATCATCCGTAGCCGTAAAAGCCACGACGAGCGAACGAATGGGACCCGAAGGCGCGATGGAAGGAATATCCGCCCGGGCAGTCGTCA